From Caldicellulosiruptor hydrothermalis 108, a single genomic window includes:
- a CDS encoding sulfate adenylyltransferase subunit 1, which translates to MTARELLKIVVVGHVDHGKSTIIGRLLYDTKSVPETAIEKVKRISKEKGRPFEYAYLLDALEEEQKQGITIDTTQIKFSTPKRDYLIIDAPGHKEFLKNMVSGAANAEAALLVIDATEGVQEQSKRHAYILSLLGIQKVYVIVNKMDMIGFSEEKFKEIKYEISTFLDKLNVYPQKYIPVSGFLGENITRKSDKMPWYKGEPLLEALDLFEKDKELEDKALRFPIQDVYKFDQRRIIAGKIESGRLKVGDEIKILPEGKVSKVKSIEFWPENNKKDEVIAGMSVGITIEDEFFNKRGEIIVHKDDNTLYVSDTFRANLFWLGKKNLVRNKTYKLKLVTQETECEIISIDKVIDATTLETIENANEVRTNDVAEVTIKTKEKICFDEFKANSSTGRFVLVDGYDVSGGGIVSGLADLKEEVTKLVKEDLEMIVSCFDEYYYLLPEGIIRRYSKHHRTFKVGDAVPIESETYSYPDSFDIIDLNSKLIAKIRKGCLSDLINLDGYTYSELPIITAEGFYVKVNSIEEFKNFKAELVQLNEKDNFLLTTFANKWFDISKNRTFRFGI; encoded by the coding sequence ATGACAGCAAGAGAACTGCTCAAGATTGTAGTAGTAGGTCATGTTGACCATGGTAAATCAACAATAATTGGAAGACTTTTGTATGATACTAAATCTGTCCCAGAGACTGCAATAGAAAAAGTAAAGAGAATAAGTAAAGAAAAGGGCAGACCTTTTGAATATGCTTATCTTTTAGATGCGTTAGAAGAAGAACAAAAACAAGGAATTACAATTGATACAACCCAGATAAAATTTTCAACCCCAAAGAGAGACTATTTAATTATAGATGCTCCCGGGCACAAGGAATTTCTCAAAAACATGGTTTCAGGTGCTGCAAATGCAGAAGCAGCACTTCTTGTTATTGACGCTACTGAAGGTGTACAAGAACAATCTAAAAGACATGCATATATTCTATCACTTTTGGGTATCCAAAAGGTATATGTTATAGTTAATAAAATGGATATGATAGGTTTTTCAGAGGAAAAGTTCAAAGAAATCAAATATGAAATCTCAACCTTTTTGGACAAGCTCAACGTATATCCTCAAAAGTATATTCCAGTATCAGGCTTTTTAGGAGAGAACATAACAAGAAAGTCTGATAAAATGCCATGGTACAAAGGAGAGCCTTTGCTTGAGGCTTTGGATCTTTTTGAAAAAGACAAAGAATTGGAAGACAAAGCTTTGAGATTTCCTATACAGGATGTGTACAAGTTTGATCAGAGGAGAATCATCGCTGGCAAAATTGAGTCTGGAAGATTAAAAGTGGGAGATGAGATAAAAATCCTGCCTGAAGGAAAGGTTAGCAAAGTCAAATCTATTGAATTTTGGCCAGAAAACAATAAGAAGGATGAAGTTATAGCAGGAATGTCTGTAGGGATTACTATTGAAGATGAGTTTTTTAACAAAAGAGGAGAGATTATTGTTCATAAAGATGATAACACTTTATATGTTTCAGATACATTCAGGGCAAATCTGTTTTGGCTTGGGAAAAAGAATCTTGTAAGAAACAAAACATATAAGCTAAAGCTTGTAACACAAGAGACAGAATGCGAAATTATTTCAATAGACAAAGTTATTGACGCTACAACTCTTGAGACTATTGAGAATGCTAATGAAGTTCGAACAAACGATGTTGCAGAAGTAACTATCAAAACAAAGGAAAAGATTTGCTTTGATGAATTTAAAGCAAATTCTTCAACAGGAAGATTTGTTTTGGTAGATGGTTATGATGTTTCTGGTGGTGGGATTGTATCAGGCTTAGCAGATTTGAAAGAAGAGGTAACTAAGCTTGTAAAAGAAGATTTGGAAATGATTGTTAGCTGCTTTGATGAGTATTACTATTTGCTACCCGAAGGTATTATCAGAAGATATTCTAAACACCACAGAACATTCAAAGTAGGAGATGCTGTTCCTATTGAAAGTGAGACTTATTCTTATCCTGACAGCTTTGATATTATTGATTTGAACAGTAAGCTCATTGCCAAAATTAGAAAAGGTTGCTTGAGTGACTTAATAAACTTGGATGGGTACACCTATAGTGAACTGCCAATTATAACAGCAGAGGGCTTTTACGTGAAAGTAAACTCAATCGAAGAATTTAAAAATTTTAAGGCCGAATTAGTTCAATTAAATGAAAAAGATAACTTCCTTTTAACCACGTTTGCCAATAAGTGGTTTGATATATCTAAAAATAGAACTTTCAGATTCGGGATATAG
- the cysD gene encoding sulfate adenylyltransferase subunit CysD: MDHLDRLEAESIYILREAYSKFSKIAMLWSIGKDSTVLLWLVKKAFFGHCPFPLIHIDTTYKIPEMIKYRDKLAKEYNLDLIVHINEEALKQGMGPEKGRLVCCKALKTDALQQVINKYKFEALILGIRRDEEGSRSKERFFSLRNEDSEWDYTNQPPEFWNQFNTDFPKGSHVRVHPLLNWTEIDIWMYIKRENIPVIDLYFAKNGKRYRSLGCAPCTFPVESNATTIDEIIEELKNTKINERAGRAQDQEDAYAMQKLRKEGYM, translated from the coding sequence ATGGATCACTTAGATAGATTAGAAGCAGAAAGCATATACATTTTGAGAGAGGCTTATAGCAAATTTAGCAAGATAGCAATGCTATGGTCAATAGGAAAAGATTCGACAGTCCTTTTGTGGTTGGTCAAAAAAGCATTTTTTGGACATTGCCCATTCCCGCTGATTCATATAGATACCACATATAAAATTCCAGAAATGATAAAGTACAGGGATAAATTAGCAAAAGAATACAACCTTGATTTAATTGTCCACATAAATGAAGAAGCACTAAAGCAAGGGATGGGGCCTGAGAAGGGAAGACTTGTTTGCTGCAAAGCACTAAAGACTGACGCACTTCAGCAGGTGATTAATAAATACAAATTTGAAGCTTTGATCCTTGGCATCAGAAGGGATGAAGAGGGTTCAAGGTCTAAAGAGAGGTTCTTTAGCCTGAGAAATGAGGATTCTGAATGGGACTATACAAATCAGCCACCTGAGTTTTGGAATCAGTTCAATACAGATTTTCCAAAAGGAAGCCATGTAAGAGTTCATCCTTTGCTTAACTGGACAGAAATTGATATTTGGATGTACATCAAACGTGAAAACATCCCAGTCATTGATTTGTATTTTGCTAAAAATGGTAAGAGGTATAGATCTCTTGGATGTGCACCTTGCACATTCCCTGTTGAATCAAACGCAACAACAATTGATGAGATAATCGAAGAGTTAAAAAATACCAAAATTAACGAAAGAGCAGGAAGAGCTCAAGACCAAGAAGATGCATATGCAATGCAAAAACTGAGAAAAGAAGGGTACATGTAA
- a CDS encoding 4Fe-4S dicluster domain-containing protein — MSIRIDRQRCIGCGKCAEICPGNLIVIDEDKKAFIRDPRDCWGCAACVKECKFSAIRYFLGADIGGNGTTMYVEKENDEIMYWYFEKPSGEKEMIVQNLKDNTTY, encoded by the coding sequence ATGAGCATAAGGATTGACAGACAAAGATGTATTGGATGTGGAAAATGCGCTGAAATTTGTCCAGGCAATTTAATTGTGATAGATGAAGATAAGAAAGCATTTATCAGAGACCCACGTGATTGCTGGGGCTGTGCTGCATGTGTAAAGGAGTGTAAATTTTCTGCAATCAGATATTTTTTAGGTGCAGACATTGGGGGAAATGGAACAACTATGTATGTAGAAAAAGAAAATGATGAGATTATGTACTGGTACTTTGAAAAACCCAGCGGCGAAAAAGAAATGATTGTACAGAATCTCAAAGATAACACCACATATTAG
- a CDS encoding adenylyl-sulfate reductase subunit alpha, translating into MNFEVKMLKTDILIIGGGTAGCFAAIAIAEKAPNVSVLIAEKANIKRSGCLAAGVNALNAYITEGETPETYLQYVKEDYENIVREDLVYTMALRLNEVTKKIEYIGLVILKDSNGKYLARGKRNIKINGENIKPILAKAVESKENVKVLNHVNIIDYIVKDSKVIGAYGFSINSNVFYIIIAKAVICATGGAAGLYRPNNLGFSRHKMWYPPFNVGSGYAMGIRAGCEMTSYEVRFIALRCKDTLAPTGTIAQEVKAEFINSKGEYYEKRYGRPTTYNRVFSTVEEMKAGRGPCYLKTVGISKEDEQRLIKAYLHMAPLQTLKWIDSGKGPSVENVEIEGSEPYIVGGHSASGYWVDTKRQTTLKGLFAAGDVVGGCPHKYVTGCFAEAEIAANSALEYIKDKEFETLDISSIEQKINEVQRFFTNTSPLYTTEELEEAMQKVMDVYAGGISTGYAYNLKGLQIAKERIEELFTLAQRLRAEDTYQLMKIYELIDRLYVCKVLLHHLEARKETRWRAFQEFVDYPYKDDENFLKYVNSRFEDGQVKIIFRSLVKKDEVYEHKD; encoded by the coding sequence ATGAACTTTGAAGTGAAGATGCTAAAAACTGACATACTCATAATTGGTGGTGGAACAGCTGGGTGTTTTGCTGCCATAGCAATTGCTGAAAAAGCGCCAAACGTGAGTGTTTTAATTGCAGAAAAGGCAAACATTAAGCGAAGCGGATGCCTTGCTGCAGGTGTCAATGCTCTCAATGCCTATATCACAGAAGGAGAAACTCCCGAGACGTACCTGCAGTATGTCAAGGAGGATTACGAAAATATCGTAAGAGAAGATTTGGTATACACTATGGCCTTAAGATTAAATGAGGTTACAAAGAAGATTGAATATATAGGTCTTGTCATCTTAAAAGATTCAAATGGAAAATATTTAGCAAGAGGTAAAAGAAACATAAAAATAAACGGCGAAAATATAAAACCAATTTTAGCAAAAGCAGTTGAGAGTAAAGAAAATGTTAAAGTGCTAAATCATGTGAATATCATTGATTACATCGTCAAAGACAGTAAAGTAATAGGGGCATATGGATTCTCTATAAATAGTAATGTTTTCTACATTATCATCGCCAAAGCAGTGATTTGTGCAACAGGTGGTGCTGCAGGGCTCTACAGGCCTAACAACCTTGGATTTTCAAGACACAAGATGTGGTATCCACCTTTTAATGTAGGTTCAGGATATGCAATGGGAATCAGAGCAGGTTGCGAGATGACAAGTTATGAAGTTAGATTTATAGCTCTTCGCTGCAAGGATACTTTAGCGCCAACAGGAACAATAGCTCAAGAGGTAAAAGCTGAGTTTATCAATTCAAAAGGTGAGTACTATGAAAAAAGATATGGAAGACCTACCACATACAACAGAGTATTTTCAACAGTTGAGGAAATGAAAGCAGGCCGAGGTCCGTGTTATTTAAAAACAGTAGGGATTTCTAAAGAGGACGAGCAGAGGCTAATAAAAGCATATCTTCACATGGCACCATTGCAGACACTTAAGTGGATTGACAGTGGCAAAGGGCCGTCGGTTGAGAATGTCGAAATTGAAGGCTCAGAGCCATATATTGTTGGTGGGCATTCAGCAAGTGGTTATTGGGTAGACACAAAAAGGCAAACAACCTTAAAAGGCCTATTTGCAGCAGGAGATGTTGTTGGTGGTTGCCCTCACAAATATGTAACAGGCTGCTTTGCAGAGGCTGAAATAGCTGCAAATTCTGCATTGGAGTATATAAAAGATAAAGAGTTTGAAACCTTAGATATATCCTCCATAGAACAAAAAATCAATGAGGTGCAGAGATTTTTCACCAATACTTCTCCTTTGTACACCACAGAAGAATTAGAAGAAGCTATGCAAAAAGTAATGGATGTTTATGCTGGTGGGATTTCGACAGGTTATGCGTACAATCTAAAAGGGCTACAAATTGCTAAAGAAAGAATAGAAGAACTTTTTACACTTGCTCAGAGATTAAGAGCCGAAGATACTTACCAGCTTATGAAAATTTATGAGCTTATTGATAGACTCTATGTTTGCAAAGTTTTGCTACATCATTTAGAAGCAAGGAAAGAAACAAGATGGAGAGCATTCCAAGAATTTGTTGATTATCCTTATAAGGACGATGAAAACTTTTTGAAGTATGTGAATTCCCGATTTGAAGACGGCCAAGTCAAGATAATTTTTAGAAGCTTAGTAAAAAAGGATGAGGTATATGAGCATAAGGATTGA
- a CDS encoding O-acetylhomoserine aminocarboxypropyltransferase/cysteine synthase family protein: protein MRFNTSLIHGNIGPKEDKGAINVPIYQCNSFQYETARELEEVFSSKKPGFIYTRINNPTVEAFERRIAFLEEGIAAVATSSGMAAIALAILNLVRSGDEIVSASGIFGGTYSLFRSFENLSIKTRFAKDSSLESFEKHLTEKTKVIFIETIGNPRLDVPNIRQIAELAHKHGIALIVDSTVTTPYLIKPLKLGADVVVHSTSKFINGSGSCIGGIVVASGNMKIDYDKYPLLKDYKKYGEFAYIARLRNNLLKDFGACISPFNAFLNTIGLETLGVRMQKICENALSLAKALKENKKVVSVNYPGLEESIYYQLATEQFGGKYGAILTIRVGTKENAFKVIDSLRYAINSTNIGDVRTLVVHPASTIYVGFSAEEKEAMGVYEDMIRICVGLEDVEDIIEDFYQALEKI from the coding sequence ATGAGGTTTAATACTTCTTTAATTCACGGAAATATTGGCCCCAAAGAAGATAAGGGGGCAATTAACGTTCCGATATACCAATGTAATTCTTTCCAATATGAAACTGCACGTGAGTTGGAAGAGGTTTTTTCTAGCAAAAAGCCAGGCTTTATATATACAAGGATTAACAATCCCACAGTTGAGGCATTTGAAAGAAGGATAGCATTCTTAGAAGAAGGCATTGCTGCTGTTGCCACATCGTCTGGCATGGCAGCAATTGCCTTAGCAATATTGAATTTAGTAAGAAGTGGAGATGAAATTGTATCAGCAAGTGGCATTTTTGGTGGCACATATTCATTGTTCAGATCATTTGAAAACCTTAGTATTAAGACCAGATTTGCAAAAGATAGTAGCCTTGAGAGCTTTGAAAAGCATCTAACAGAGAAAACTAAAGTAATTTTTATCGAAACGATAGGAAATCCGAGACTTGATGTGCCAAATATCAGACAAATAGCTGAGCTTGCGCATAAGCATGGTATTGCACTTATTGTTGATAGCACTGTCACAACACCGTATCTTATAAAACCCTTAAAACTTGGTGCTGATGTAGTGGTTCATTCAACGTCAAAGTTTATTAATGGAAGCGGCAGCTGTATTGGCGGAATTGTAGTTGCAAGCGGTAACATGAAAATTGATTACGATAAGTATCCGTTGCTAAAAGATTACAAAAAGTATGGTGAATTTGCATATATCGCAAGACTTCGAAATAATCTTCTGAAGGATTTTGGTGCCTGTATATCGCCTTTTAATGCATTTCTAAACACAATAGGGCTTGAAACCCTTGGTGTGCGTATGCAAAAGATTTGCGAAAATGCTCTTAGTCTTGCCAAGGCCCTAAAGGAAAATAAAAAGGTAGTTTCAGTAAATTATCCTGGGCTTGAGGAAAGTATATATTATCAGCTTGCAACAGAACAGTTTGGAGGTAAATATGGAGCAATTTTAACAATACGGGTTGGAACCAAGGAAAATGCATTTAAAGTGATAGATTCACTAAGGTATGCCATAAACTCAACCAATATAGGAGATGTAAGGACACTTGTTGTACATCCCGCATCAACTATATATGTAGGTTTTTCCGCTGAAGAAAAAGAAGCTATGGGTGTTTATGAAGATATGATAAGAATATGTGTTGGCCTTGAGGATGTAGAAGACATAATAGAAGATTTTTACCAGGCACTTGAAAAGATTTAA
- a CDS encoding sulfurtransferase TusA family protein, giving the protein MSDIKADVFLDITNLVCPMTFVKAKATMEDMEVGQIIEIRMNEGEPIQNVPRSLKEEGHEILKVINNNDGTYTIFVKKGGL; this is encoded by the coding sequence ATGAGTGATATCAAGGCTGATGTTTTTCTGGACATTACTAATCTTGTATGTCCAATGACGTTTGTAAAAGCAAAAGCCACAATGGAAGATATGGAGGTAGGGCAAATCATAGAGATAAGAATGAACGAGGGTGAGCCCATTCAAAATGTCCCAAGAAGCTTAAAAGAGGAAGGGCATGAGATTTTGAAGGTGATAAATAACAATGATGGGACATATACAATATTTGTAAAAAAGGGTGGGCTGTAA
- a CDS encoding 4Fe-4S binding protein, whose protein sequence is MKEVNYNELKKGGFMRQVQKDHFSLRLRVVGGRLTSEQLKKIYEVAKKYGKGYVHLTARQGVEIPFIKLQDIEAVKKELSEAGLEPGACGPRVRTITACQGSSICPNGIIDTTELANECDKRYYARELPHKFKIGITGCGNNCLKAEENDLGIKGAIEPEWEESSCTFCGLCQAVCPAKAIQIDEKNKKITIDRDKCTYCGRCVKSCPTNSWKGKPGYLLYFGGMFGNNIALGKQILPILFSKEDVHKVIQATLKFYKKYGKQGERFRNTLERVGWDIFKKELEKAIENKGSDFDE, encoded by the coding sequence GTGAAAGAGGTAAATTATAATGAACTAAAAAAAGGGGGGTTTATGCGACAGGTCCAAAAAGACCATTTTTCACTAAGATTAAGAGTAGTTGGTGGAAGGTTAACTTCTGAGCAGCTAAAAAAAATATACGAAGTTGCAAAAAAATATGGCAAAGGATATGTTCACTTGACAGCACGCCAGGGTGTAGAGATTCCGTTTATTAAGTTACAGGATATAGAAGCGGTTAAAAAAGAATTATCAGAGGCAGGACTTGAGCCTGGTGCATGCGGACCCAGAGTAAGAACAATTACTGCTTGCCAAGGCAGTAGCATTTGTCCCAATGGAATTATAGACACAACAGAGCTTGCCAATGAGTGCGACAAAAGATATTATGCTCGAGAACTTCCGCACAAGTTTAAAATCGGCATAACAGGTTGTGGTAATAATTGCCTTAAAGCTGAGGAAAATGATTTAGGTATAAAAGGAGCGATAGAACCTGAGTGGGAAGAGAGTAGCTGCACGTTTTGTGGACTTTGCCAGGCTGTATGTCCGGCTAAAGCAATACAAATAGATGAGAAAAACAAGAAGATTACCATAGATAGAGACAAGTGCACCTATTGTGGAAGGTGTGTAAAGTCGTGCCCGACTAATTCATGGAAAGGCAAGCCTGGTTATCTTCTCTATTTTGGTGGTATGTTTGGAAACAACATAGCGCTTGGAAAACAAATTTTGCCAATACTATTTTCAAAAGAGGATGTTCACAAGGTCATTCAAGCTACACTCAAGTTTTACAAAAAATATGGTAAGCAAGGCGAAAGGTTCAGAAATACCTTAGAGAGAGTAGGATGGGATATATTTAAAAAAGAGTTGGAAAAAGCAATAGAAAATAAAGGGAGTGATTTTGATGAGTGA
- a CDS encoding M67 family metallopeptidase: protein MIILPKTLYEEILTHCLNSLPIEACGLLGGVIEDEKRIVKKVYLLTNVDQSPEHFSMDPLEQFAAVKDMRKNGWVLLGNFHSHPTSPSRPSEEDKRLAFDRDLSYLILSLMDEKNPVLKSFRIYESYVEEEEIQII from the coding sequence TTGATAATATTACCAAAAACATTATATGAAGAAATTTTAACTCATTGTTTAAATAGCTTGCCTATAGAGGCGTGCGGACTTCTGGGTGGAGTTATTGAAGATGAAAAAAGAATTGTCAAAAAAGTTTACTTGCTTACCAATGTAGACCAAAGTCCAGAACATTTTTCAATGGACCCACTTGAACAGTTTGCAGCAGTGAAAGATATGAGAAAAAATGGGTGGGTATTACTTGGCAATTTTCATAGCCATCCAACATCACCTTCAAGGCCATCTGAAGAGGACAAGAGACTCGCTTTTGACAGGGATTTGAGCTATCTTATATTATCACTCATGGACGAAAAAAATCCTGTTTTGAAGTCATTTAGGATATATGAAAGCTATGTGGAAGAAGAAGAGATACAAATCATTTGA
- a CDS encoding HesA/MoeB/ThiF family protein, with protein sequence MKLTDTQLERYSRHIILNEVGAKGQQKLLESKVLIIGTGGLGSPAAMFLAAAGVGTIGLVDFDAVELSNLQRQIIHFTPDVGKPKVFSAKEKINQMNPDVEVVTYREMVNSRNIIDIIKDRDYDFIIDGTDNFPAKFLINDACVMLKKPFSHAGIIRFDGQTMTYVPEKGPCFRCIFQNPPPPDAVPTCRQAGVLGVMGGIIGTIQATEAIKYLLGIGDLLTGYILIYNALKMEFRKVKINKRESCEVCGPNPTIKELIDYEQPQCDLKS encoded by the coding sequence ATGAAGTTAACAGATACCCAACTTGAAAGATACTCAAGACATATCATCCTGAACGAGGTTGGTGCAAAAGGACAGCAAAAACTTTTGGAATCTAAGGTTTTGATCATTGGGACTGGGGGACTTGGTTCCCCTGCTGCAATGTTTTTGGCAGCTGCCGGTGTTGGAACAATCGGGCTTGTCGATTTTGACGCAGTTGAGCTTTCCAATCTTCAAAGACAAATAATACACTTTACACCTGATGTAGGCAAGCCAAAGGTGTTTTCTGCAAAGGAAAAGATAAACCAAATGAATCCTGATGTGGAAGTAGTAACTTATCGTGAAATGGTAAATTCAAGGAACATAATAGACATCATTAAGGATAGAGATTATGATTTTATAATCGACGGCACAGACAACTTTCCAGCTAAATTTTTGATAAACGATGCCTGTGTAATGCTAAAAAAGCCATTTTCCCATGCAGGTATCATAAGATTTGATGGGCAAACCATGACTTATGTGCCAGAGAAAGGGCCGTGCTTTAGATGTATCTTTCAAAACCCACCACCACCTGATGCAGTTCCAACTTGCAGACAGGCAGGAGTTTTAGGTGTGATGGGTGGTATAATTGGCACAATCCAGGCAACAGAAGCAATTAAATATTTGCTTGGAATTGGTGACCTGCTAACAGGATATATCTTAATTTACAACGCTTTGAAGATGGAATTTAGAAAAGTAAAGATAAACAAGAGAGAAAGCTGTGAGGTATGCGGGCCAAATCCAACAATAAAAGAGTTAATTGACTATGAACAGCCTCAGTGTGATTTAAAAAGCTAA
- the thiS gene encoding sulfur carrier protein ThiS has translation MKIKANGNEVQIEREMTIFEMLDALNVSMKEYVTVQLNGQIIPRSEYDKVTVKDGDEVEFLYFMGGGLL, from the coding sequence ATGAAAATTAAGGCAAATGGTAATGAAGTACAAATTGAAAGAGAGATGACAATCTTTGAGATGTTAGATGCTTTAAATGTCTCAATGAAAGAATACGTAACAGTGCAGCTCAACGGTCAAATTATCCCCAGAAGTGAATATGATAAGGTTACAGTAAAAGATGGCGATGAGGTTGAGTTTTTATATTTCATGGGAGGGGGACTATTATGA
- a CDS encoding ABC transporter permease: MKRTLFYIALIVAWELVYRIFVELFKIWKPYVFPSPISVIETFVRLLSDNTLTVAMIATVRRMLIGYLIAVVIGVVVGLAIVKSEFLDKNLRPLILGFQTLPSVCWLPFAILWYGLSEKAIIFVTAIGSIFSITLAVESGIKNVNPLYIKAAKTMGATGLRLYLNVIIPASLPYVISGMKQGWSFAFRALMAGEMLFATKGLGQVLMVGRDLADMSQVISVMIVTIIFGLVVEKAIFGPLENQIRIRWGLKNI; encoded by the coding sequence TTGAAAAGGACACTGTTTTATATAGCTCTGATAGTAGCTTGGGAATTGGTCTATAGGATTTTTGTTGAGCTTTTTAAGATATGGAAACCTTATGTTTTTCCATCTCCTATCTCAGTGATAGAGACATTTGTGAGACTTTTAAGCGACAATACTTTAACTGTGGCAATGATAGCAACAGTCAGGAGAATGCTTATAGGGTATTTGATTGCTGTTGTTATAGGAGTTGTTGTCGGACTTGCAATTGTAAAGTCTGAATTTTTAGATAAGAATTTAAGACCTCTTATTCTTGGTTTTCAAACACTGCCAAGTGTATGCTGGTTACCGTTTGCTATATTATGGTATGGTCTTTCAGAAAAAGCCATTATATTTGTAACTGCAATAGGTTCTATTTTTTCTATTACACTTGCAGTTGAGTCAGGTATTAAAAATGTCAATCCACTTTATATAAAAGCAGCAAAGACTATGGGTGCAACAGGATTAAGACTTTACTTAAATGTAATAATCCCTGCAAGCCTTCCATACGTTATTTCAGGCATGAAGCAAGGCTGGTCATTTGCATTCAGAGCATTGATGGCAGGTGAGATGCTTTTTGCTACGAAAGGTTTGGGACAAGTGCTCATGGTTGGGAGAGACCTTGCAGATATGAGTCAGGTCATTAGCGTGATGATAGTAACAATTATTTTCGGGCTTGTGGTAGAAAAGGCAATATTTGGCCCTTTAGAAAATCAGATAAGAATTAGATGGGGCCTTAAAAATATATGA
- a CDS encoding ABC transporter ATP-binding protein yields MALAVENVSKKFLSKNKEITVLEKINLEIQKGEFICILGPSGCGKSTLLNIIAGLEKPSEGKVFLNGKEILSPGPDRIVMFQESALFPWLKVIDNVEFGMKLRGVPKKERYEKALKYLKMVHLTKFKDAYVHQLSGGMKQRVALARALTLDSEVMLMDEPFAALDSQTKNILLLELQRIWWETKKTIIFVTHNIEEAVLLADKVVVMSSNPGKIKKVFEIRLARPRLIDNPDIVYMISAIMKELKDEVEKIAKAEYDSDWSFEKDTVLYSSDSSLGIGL; encoded by the coding sequence TTGGCGTTAGCGGTTGAAAATGTAAGCAAAAAATTTTTATCAAAAAACAAAGAAATAACTGTGTTAGAAAAAATAAATTTAGAAATACAAAAAGGGGAATTTATATGCATTCTTGGTCCCTCTGGGTGTGGCAAATCTACACTTTTGAATATAATAGCAGGTCTTGAAAAACCCTCTGAGGGGAAGGTTTTTTTAAACGGTAAAGAGATTTTGTCACCCGGACCAGATAGGATTGTAATGTTCCAAGAGTCTGCTTTATTTCCATGGCTAAAAGTCATTGACAATGTTGAGTTTGGTATGAAATTACGCGGTGTCCCCAAAAAAGAAAGATATGAAAAAGCACTCAAATACCTAAAGATGGTTCACTTAACAAAGTTTAAAGACGCTTATGTTCACCAATTATCAGGCGGAATGAAACAGAGGGTTGCCTTAGCAAGAGCATTGACGCTTGATTCTGAAGTAATGCTGATGGATGAGCCTTTTGCAGCACTGGATAGTCAGACAAAAAATATCTTATTGCTTGAACTTCAACGAATTTGGTGGGAGACTAAAAAGACAATTATATTTGTAACACATAACATAGAAGAAGCAGTGCTTTTAGCAGATAAAGTTGTGGTTATGTCTTCAAACCCGGGAAAAATCAAAAAGGTTTTTGAAATAAGACTTGCAAGGCCGCGACTTATTGATAATCCTGACATAGTCTATATGATATCTGCTATTATGAAAGAGTTAAAAGATGAGGTGGAAAAGATTGCAAAAGCAGAATACGATAGCGATTGGAGTTTTGAAAAGGACACTGTTTTATATAGCTCTGATAGTAGCTTGGGAATTGGTCTATAG